In the Topomyia yanbarensis strain Yona2022 chromosome 3, ASM3024719v1, whole genome shotgun sequence genome, one interval contains:
- the LOC131687745 gene encoding uncharacterized protein K02A2.6-like, with amino-acid sequence MHLMQQQQLQHHQLIAQFLQQQQQHDEQQQAFFRSAVSSIHIQVPPNPEQILDSLAGNVKEFRYDADNSVTFAAWYSRYEDLFEKDAARLDDEAKVRLLLRKLGAVEHERYVSFILPKLPKEHTFAQSVAKLKNLFGSKESVISRRYRTLQIAKHPTEDHIAFACRVNKACVEFELGKLSEEQFKCLTYVCRLKAESDAETRTRLLCRIEENNGVPLEQLAEECQRLLNLKLDNAMIESATSFGQVNVIKQRSSDKRFNKRDQPSSKPAANDMRKKPGTPCWFCGAFHYVRDCLFKNHKCSECKQFGHCNSSKKSQCSSRKSKHSVVSKMVVVNVCNVQKRRRFVSVTLDGTQVRLQLDTASDITVISQQIWKKIGSPRLSPATVKVKAASGNILPLDDEFNCDITIGENTRTQIIRVTEKPLQLLGSDVVDSFNLWSIPMDTFCCQVTSTPSTSAILKATYPKVFSEKLGLCNWTKIKFELHQYPLPLPEDIFAKLANCKIFSQIDLSGAFLQVEIDEQYRHLLTINTDSSRRYR; translated from the exons ATGCACCTGATGCAGCAACAGCAGCTTCAGCACCACCAGCTAATTGCACAGTTtctccagcagcagcagcaacacgaCGAGCAGCAGCAAGCATTTTTCCGGAGTGCAGTTTCATCTATCCACATACAAGTCCCACCGAACCCAGAGCAAATTCTTGACTCTTTGGCAGGCAACGTGAAGGAATTTCGCTACGACGCTGACAATAGCGTCACGTTTGCGGCTTGGTACAGCAGGTATGAAGATTTATTCGAGAAAGATGCCGCTCGTTTGGACGACGAAGCGAAAGTCAGGTTACTGTTGCGAAAGCTGGGCGCAGTTGAACATGAAAGGTATGTTTCTTTTATTCTACCGAAACTTCCGAAAGAACACACCTTTGCCCAATCAGTAGCGAAGCTGAAAAATTTATTTGGGTCGAAAGAGTCGGTAATAAGCAGGCGGTATAGAACGTTGCAAATCGCCAAGCACCCGACTGAAGACCATATTGCTTTCGCATGTCGTGTTAATAAAGCCTGCGTTGAGTTTGAGCTGGGAAAGCTATCGGAAGAGCAGTTTAAATGCTTGACCTACGTTTGTCGACTGAAAGCAGAAAGCGATGCTGAAACCCGTACGCGGCTTCTTTGCAGGATTGAGGAAAACAATGGCGTCCCGTTGGAGCAACTAGCGGAAGAATGCCAGCGTCTTCTTAACCTCAAACTTGACAACGCTATGATCGAGTCAGCCACAAGTTTCGGTCAAGTGAATGTCATTAAGCAGCGATCTTCTGATAAACGATTCAACAAACGGGATCAGCCATCTTCGAAGCCTGCTGCAAACGACATGAGAAAAAAACCTGGTACACCGTGTTGGTTTTGCGGTGCATTTCACTACGTACGGGACTGTCTCTTCAAAAACCACAAATGCTCAGAATGTAAGCAGTTTGGACACTGCAACAGTTCAAAAAAGTCACaatgttcatcgagaaaaagtAAGCATTCGGTGGTAAGCAAAATGGTCGTCGTTAATGTGTGCAACGTGCAGAAGCGAAGGAGATTCGTTTCCGTTACCCTTGATGGAACACAGGTTCGTCTTCAGTTGGACACGGCTTCCGATATTACCGTCATCAGCCAGCAGATCTGGAAGAAAATTGGCAGCCCAAGGTTGTCACCAGCAACAGTGAAAGTCAAGGCAGCATCTGGAAACATTTTGCCACTTGATGATGAATTTAACTGTGACATCACTATCGGCGAAAACACACGCACGCAGATAATTCGTGTCACCGAGAAACCACTACAACTGCTTGGATCTGATGTAGTCGATAGTTTCAATTTGTGGTCCATACCAATGGATACCTTTTGCTGCCAAGTTACTAGTACCCCGTCCACCAGTGCAATTCTCAAAGCTACTTACCCAAAAGTGTTCAGCGAAAAGCTCGGGTTGTGCAACTGGACCAAAATTAAATTTGAG CTTCATCAGTATCCACTGCCACTCCCGGAAGACATCTTTGCCAAGCTGGCTAACTGCAAAATATTCAGCCAGATTGATCTTTCGGGCGCTTTTCTACAGGTGGAAATCGACGAACAGTACCGTCATTTGCTGACAATTAACACAGATAGTAGCCGCAGATACCGTTAA